The genomic stretch AGTTGCGATGTAATTGGATGATGTTTTTTCATGAGAATgtttgttctaacagccaatcagcgttacggccaaaataTGGCCGTAACGAGCGCAAACTTGTAatagtttgtatcaggcccaatttcagcggtagccgttagagagaatgtatgagaaccgctcaagttgggcctgatctcaggttagtttGGTGGTGACGGCCTACCCAGAGTAAAATTTCTCgctcaaaaaaaggaaaggaaaagagatgggaaaacaaataaaaaaggcaTGACACGTTGAGGTTATTTTTTTCCGGAAAAAACATTCATGGTATTTTACCGAAAACAAAATGTGAAACTGCGAAATTGAAATCGCTGTGGCACGCGGCACTGTAATATAGAATTATAAACATTATGAAACTGCATAAGCACTAACTTGGGCGTTGTTATGAATAAACTATCGTCGTACCGTAATAAGAAATGTAATAAACAGTCTCAACACAACTAGCCTCGAACTAGGCACTATAAGGTGACACTATGGAGCGTGCAAACTGCCGCGAAACTGCTATGAGGTCCTTGTTTGaacactgattttaaaaaaaccaCAATCAGTTACTTTGAGACTAGACAGCCAatgattaaaagaaaactgaagaGTATTTGGTAACTGAAAACATTTCGCAACAACAATGATTTGCAAATCCGTTTTGCAGGGGTTAAGAGGTCAGCTCCGGTGACCGAAAAAATTCCCTTTGATCTTGTCCAACAAAATTTCATTGGGTACAAGCTATCACCGTTTCACTTTAATCGGAAACCACATTTTGTTCATAGAAACAATGTCCTCCTTCACTGTTAATAATGAAAtaagatggaaaaagaaaagtttcagaattttcttttgcGAAGTATACTCgattttattgatttattttaagTATGACTTAGGGGGAAAAAAGGGGTAATAAAAACCTGCAACTCGTTTTGCAACAAAGCTTTCACTTTACTCGTAAACTTGTTTAAGGTGCTGAACTGCGAACCTAGTGTCTCAGAGAGCACATGCACAACAATTTACACAGGACAGAAATAACGTGTTCAAATTTACTTATGCTTGCGTATTCTACGGTTGGATCAAGTCTGAATTAGGTCAAACTATTCACACAAATATTTTTCCCCCGGTTTCGATACACTTCGCTGCAACTAGTCTGAAACCAGGCTCCGCATTAGGGGAAAAAGGAGATAAAAATCGGcgtgggcaaaaaaaaaaaaaaaaaaaaaaattcggcgaGCGGCAACAGGTTGCAACAAAATGAATGTTTGACTTGCGCAGGCGCTGTTATCCTTCACATGAAAATTTAATGACCAAAACAATTCTCTGCACGCACGTTTCAAGTTTGGACAAATCTTAGGACTACGCGGATTTTCTTTAACTGAAATGTTTCAAAGCAGCCCATAAACTACTGTTTAACGTCAACCAGTCATTCCTTCACGACCCGTGAAACAAACACTTTAGAAGTACGGACAATGAACAATTCAAGGGCAAATAAGTACGCTCTCACTTTAGAGAGGTTTAGAGTTATGATTATGGCAAACGACAGATTTAATTTGAGaatttcacaaaataaaaaaaaaacgaggagataaaaacagtccaaaacatttcttatggataaaaatgaTGTGAAAACACtaatttttgtgtagaagtaatgaacagtaaacgacatgaaaaggaaaaaaatagtcacgtggtacaaatttcacgttttacagAAGTAAATGTATTCAATAACAATGAAAGTATTGCATGCACCATAGTTTCGTCCCCATCATTATAATAATAGGCTTATTAAGCAACAGAaagggaacgtcagttgacggcggcgcgcaaatcaaacaactggcttgaccaatggctgaGCGACAAATGgccaccggaagtcgagtttattTCTTTCCGCGCGCATTctcgtcgtcaaatgacgttcccggtctgttgctaaatcaaccTAATATGTGAATTTGTCAACACTATCAAGAAATAACACACTACATTTGGTTTTACGACCAAAGTGTAGTTTGAGAACAGGGGTTTGCTCAATGGGTTGCTAACGTTATTTCCCTTTCAATAATTGGAGACGCTAATGACATGCTTATAAAGCCACTAAAACAAATGAATGCACTAAACGACACAcaatattacaagaaaaatatatatatacagttaaaaataaactaaatatGGTTCAGTCGTCTTCATCGGTATGGATGACCTCTTGAGTTCCAGtctgaaaagaaaagcaacCAGGTTAAAGGGAAATTCGCAACGCATTTCCAGTAATTCGTTGCGATGCTAGCTAACATCAATGTTGACTAATGAAAAATCATGGTGCGTACTGAAATCTTGGTACACAGCTGGGGGCCAGACAGTCGATGATTTTGGCGATGGCCCGCagatagactacgagcagtctctcttttttcttggtccgtcgagcaaaacgcccgagacacgcaaatgaccacgcgcgtgactgaaggcgcgagacttctcgggctgccgccctcgtttctcgcgtctcgcggcttcgcaaccctcgcgcgcgcgtgcactctcCTTACTAactctgaagaaaaaaagagactgctcgcagtctagccCGCAGATGGACCTTACCAGAGGTTTAGTTTCGCCTATAGTGCAAGCTAGAGTAAGACTAATGTCTTCCCGATAGTTCTAGGTGGAAGACAGCCCAATTTGTTGTCCCTCGTGTACTTAGATAAAACAAGAGCGGAAAATCGGTATGGGCGCGTAATGCAGAGCTATTGTAGATGTTGTGGTGTTGCTTACCGCTAACGCTTCTTCTTGTCTTCTTTGTTCATAaatctgaaaaagaaaatgaaataaatcaataaGTGCATATGAATAACACATTTTGAAATAGAACATTTAAGACAGTTGGTCGAACTGCACGCTCAGTCTGCACGCACCGAGTCTTACGGGAAGTGGAAGCAAGGGCATTTACTGGATAGCCGGCGAGCAAGCTCTCTTGGTTCCCAAGAGCTCcccgggagagcttgctcgcaggctacatgtATTTAATACTGGGGTAAGATGTAGCACGCTTTATGCATGCTGCAAGAATCAACAATGACGAAAAGCATACTGTGCGGTAATGAATAAAGAAAGCATGTGCATAAAGAAGGAAAGGAAATGCGACAAGCCAAGTTTAAATCTGGTTGCAAATGCGGTGCAAGTTAATAGCACAaaatctagcctgcgtagctggtggtTTTGTTCGTGACAGCGCAAGAGTGAGATTTCTAAAGTGATGGCGTcataaaaatttcatttgtgaaattatgaGATTTGTTGGGATATTTTGAGAAGAACATCTGaaaggcctacttgccaaaaactagcattgtgGGGCAAATTGTGTTGGAGCTACTAGTCCCGTTTTCTCTGACGACTttatacaaatccttataattttgaCTCGGTTCTTAATAAATGTTATGAAgtgagtcaaatttagaaggatttgtatggagtcatcagagcataactgggctgtTAAGCCTACCTTGAGAAATTCTAAACTTGAATCTGATGTTTGCCGTTTGCCTTATACGTAAagcatttaagcaatagaaaacgttttccgtgcttgcatagcctgatataaacacgagaggggttgggagaattcgagacagttatgcaaacccgagacgaagtcgagggtttgcataaccgtcgagaattctcccaacgcctcgagtgtttatatcaggctatgcaaacacaggaaaagagTTTTCTAtagcttttataaaataactttcccgagaaaaaaacgcaaaactctttacatggtactgattaaaagagaaattcttaccagtcgcaaaatcttgtccacgaagtcttgcacgcgcaatcagttcttgttttgcaaaaaagattctttgcaaaatacggatttttctcgcttaaaatgtcagcttaagcgaagaaaaattgactcgcCTTCTTTGtgacgattttccatgttttagCCGacaaaggaatgggtaaataaagtaaacttgtcgagttttgaactcgaaaactttttcaaattcgtgcttgcgtgattagcgcgcgaaaagccaaacaacttgacagcacaaccatgtttacatactctcatgcaaacactgctctcggccaatcagagcgcgcgtactatcttagttattttataaaaactcTTTTTAAATATGTTGGGGATAAAAATATTGTGAAAGCATATACTAATATCCAGAAATTGATAGCTTTTCTCGAACGTTAGAAACTTCAAGGTAATATTTGCTCCTCGAACAGTatgtagagaaaaaaaaaagtcgttgggtgcccctaaaaCGCTGTTGTCACCACAGGcaaggaaatccaagacagtcttgaattctggattccagattcaaATAGTAAGAagaattccggattccttgagctgtatttcaGGTTCCGCGAGCAAAtattttccggattccggaatcccttACATGAGGCGACTGTTGGTGTGGTGTACGGAACAGATTGAAGCCACAGAAAAAGGTTTATGTTAAGTATCAGTCACCTCTTCAGCTTCTTGTCTCTCGTCATCAGTGTACTCATCTTTATCCAATCTTTCAAGTCGCCGAAGACTGATCAGCACTTCTATACGATAATCATCTTCATCAGATACCGGACATTCTGTGAGGTACACACGTGTAATGATTACAATAATGCGGTTGCAGTTCATTGCTACAGCTGAAAAATTGTCATTGTTTATAATGGAGAAGAGAAGTGCGACGTCaggttaccatggtagcaaaatttctggatctcaaaaaCCTTTCTTGACAGAGGCGGCCATCTGCATTTTTgaacgatggaagaaaagtatgggctaccgttttgttcctgagtgcaatcatgcACAGGAAAATAATACATGttatttttccttcattttttctgccatatttgcatgaccacgGCTTGTTGAGATCTAGAAATTTTGCGTGGCAACTTGTCGTAAAGACTTCTCCTATTGACAATTATGGTGGCACATGTATCTTACATGGATAATCCAAAATCAGAAGGTTCCTTTCAATTAAAATACATCATGTAAAAATTTATGTGAAGATATGATgatcgcagtggtaattgcaatttaagcaattgcaaattaacgcCAAAAcaatttcgggacttcaacgggattcgaactcatggcctctgcgttcgcgctgcagtgctctaaccaactgagctatgaagaccgATACATGGGAGCAGGCCGACTTGTTGATttcatcttaacccgtgaaaggaatgaaacatagAATGATGATATTCTCtgttttccaattccccataatacactctgtttgccccccaaattttgcataaaccattgtttttaaatgctcctgggagtattgcattttcccaagagcattttaagacaataagttatgcaaaatttggggggcagacagagtgtattatggggaattggaaaatagtcaatgaaTTGCCGAATATAAATTTATGtcaagatatgatcgtcgcagtggtacttgcaatttaagcaattgcaaagtgacccgaaaaaaaaattacatacaATTGAAAAAGAGGAATGAGATTAAAACTTCGGAAGTAAAagggacaacaacaacaacaacaacagatcaGAGCAGCGTACATTCGCCTTTAATCCGTATCCATAAAGAACTAACTGGGAAACTAAGTGTCTCTGATTCTCTCAGTTTTCTAAATAAATGTGCCCGATAAATAGGGTTCTCTTTTGGGAATGAAGAATTGTGTAATTGTCATGAGGTATCCAATCTGATTTTGTCGTACGTTTGAATCATAGCTGAGGTACGAGAAATGTTCTGATTTTGACTGTTCAGAACGAGGCTAACCCTCTCACTAGCAATAGAGGCcaaataaatcaaaaaataaataaataaaactcaaaGAGTAAAGGGGTTGAGAGCACGCCCTACATAGTACACGTGATGAGAGCTTGTGATAAACTGGTCTCGTAAATCCCAACAGAGAGTGAACTAACAAAAAATAGTAAGAATAACAAATAATTACCAGTGCACTCACCCATCAAAAGTAGCGCTCTTAAAAGCGGTAGACATTTTAGTTTGGCGACTTCCTTCATGTCTGAAACATTGTTCCCCCTGTGAAAGAGAAAGACACAAATTTTGATTGCTGTTTTTACTGCTTAACACGACACTTAAAACATATGAATTCACTTCTAATCTTTAAAACAGTCAATCATTTTACGAAATATCTGCAATAATCGATGAAGATTTTCAACTGTACCCACCTTAAATTAAGGTACtgtaaatttttcatattttcagagAATCCATCCAGCTTCTCAATCTGGTTATCACGGAGATGCAGTTTTGCTAGATGTTCCAGTCTGTCCAGTCCCTCAAGACTGCGGATAGTGTTTGCTGCCTGaaggcaaaaaaataatgataaatagaAAACGTTTACTACAGTGAGGTTTTTCGTGAGAAAACATAcatttaaaacattaaaaatagtCAGCTTTTCAAAGAGCAAAGTAGCCTCTAAGTCTTACTTTTGAAGATGGCTGCTTGAAATGAAGTATCAGATATTTTTGACTccacaactttttctttccggattcaaaaatttccacgtccacacgtatccgttttcAAATCGAATTggcccgtccacacgtatccgacaCGTATCTGAATTCACCCTAGTACTCAGGACTCCTCTGGGAATATTGGCAACAGAGCATGCGTCGAGGTTGCCATCTTACAGTACTAACGATAAAGAACTGGGCTCGATCTTGCTACGTCACAGGATAAAAAATTATCCCGATTCAGCATCCACCCGATTCCGGATTCATAGTGGATTAAAAAACTTGCGCACTCATATGCCGAAttcaccggatacgtgtggactgAAGCCGTaaccggaaagaaaaagttgcggattcaaaaataattaaaattagtTAAGGTAAAGAAATACAGGCAACATTTTCACTCATATTGTCGCACAACATTGTTGCATTGCAATTTGAAAAGTGTTGTTGCCCGTGTTACCACCGTCGCTCTTAACTTGTCAGGTAATAACTTTCAATGTTGCAAGTTGCGGCTCATTTAGAAAATCCtgcgttgtgattggtcaacGGTGTGTCTTGTGTCaccaaacaaaatggcggacgcgcTGGCCTTTCTAAGAAAGCGACGGATAGCCACCCTTAGTTTAGGATTATCAACGGACGAAGAAGGTCAAAACCACGCAAAAGAAACCGAAAGGTTTATACGAGAGAGTGGATTGCTTTGCAGGAAGAAAGGGGGTTTTACCATTAGATTGTAAAGGAACTTGAGTCGGGGAACATTATTGCTTAAATTTTTTTACATAACTCATCCAAAACTCTTGTCCTTCGCTACTTGTTTTTATAACCTGATCCACAAGTTTCCCACAGGCATGGGtgcttttcaagttttttgCACATATCTTTTCTGTGGGCCTCtgacatttttttcactttttaattcaCAATCTTGGGTCTCAACATTTTCAACCTCCACAACCTCCGGCATGTTTACTTCCTGCCTAAATTTGCCCAAGGTCTAGCGCGCTTACACACCATCTTTCCCGCGCTTTTAGTGCGAaaaaatcgaccaatcacaagcGTTGTGACGCATGGCAACTCTTAACGCGAGTGATAaatgcaaaaagtagaactcgGGTCTACTTTGCAGAACATGTTGCCGCAACTTGCTACATTGAAATTTGTTACGTGACAAGTTGAGGGCGAAGGTGGTAGTATGGGCTACAATGCTTTTCAAATTGTAATGCAACATTGTTTCGCGACAAGTTGAGCGAaaatgttgcccgtattacttgACCTTACGGCTTCTTTGTTCCATCGCACAAAAAAAAGAGAGGGTCGCAAAGCTGCACCTGTAACTCGTGAGATTTTCCCACCGAAAGGTAACAAGTTAAGACTACGAGTATCATTCGTGATGCTTGCGAATTCGTGTGCTCCCCTATCTACAAAACATACAGgctaaacaaaggaaatagtagacgtctgcacgcaggcaatagTCGGACTCGTACAGCTGTAAGGGGAGTCGTTAGAGTGCTTGTGATCCAGTTGTGGGGGACGGACACATAAGACAACGATTCCTTTTTCTACATGTATTCCCGAACTTCggtacagtcctttagaattcaactccggTAAAACTTGCCATCGCCGTGATTGCACCGTTTACGATCTACGgcagacaaacaaaaaaaaaacggaggATATAGATGGAGAAACCTGTTAGGCAATGCACATGCCCACTCTTTGCATTTAAGTTAATTACTCCGACAATTCAGTTTGCACAGGTCATATTAAAGTGACGGAGTCATAGCAGAGCAAAAGACGCTGCTACGACAATTTTGGTTTGATCTTCATTCTTTGCTTCTGATTACGCCTCCGATTCTGTTATGATTGAAATACCAGTCGGACCAGTCTCAAATAATACATCTACATTTTCCTATTTTAGTTTTGAAAGAGTCGTTTCCTTTGCTGCTACTGTCCTTGTAAACTCGTAAACTGTCCTTGTCCTTGTAAACTCCCTTTTATCTGGCTCAAATTATTTGGATAATAACTAAACGTTTGCACAGATGTGATATCTTAAAGGACCGATCTTACAAGAACTTACTAACCTTCACATACATCTACCAAAAATGTAATTGCTTTTGACTTGTAAATAGTTTCTTACATAActtttatatataattataatttctTAGTTTGTAGGATTTCACAGATGTATAGCTACTAAGTAGAAAAGCTGTGAATAAAccgttattattactattatattattatttttcaaaacttttacaagATTGTAATAGGATTTCTACCCATCATTGCTATTACAAGCAACAtgctaataataattattattgtactaAAGTGTTATCTCACCAGATAAAGCTCTTTTAAGTTTGGAAGGTTAAACAGTCCCACTGTGGTCATCAGTTTGTTACCACGCAGCTCCAACACCTTCAGTCTGCCCAACTTGTTAGGATCAAATCCAGTCACCTCTACAATTTCATTAACTAGAGCATGAATTATGCAGAAGACACATAATTAGTTTTAACTAGTGATTTGCATACATTCATTATTGTTCTCAGTTTTCAATACACAACACAGGACAACCCCAGATCTTTTATCCTTTGCAAATTGAGTCCGGGGAGCAGTGGGGAgggagagaggggggggggggctccaaAACTTTTGGTAGGGCTGTGTGACTGGTACACTGAAAACAGTAGCAGCACCTTTCTCCTGATATTGTAAATTCAATGAGTAACTTGTTAACTAGTAGTTTGTGACAGAAGGTGATTGAAGTTCTGTGAGTAGAATGGTTAATGGCCAACATGGACAGGCAGGCAACCTCATTCCCCCAATTTTTCTAACTCCTAAGATGAGCATTGTCCTAGGCAAGCAAAACGAGAGAGGctgagctgcttgcccaaaggacgtGCTggaaattcaagtttttttagcACTGGAGTCAAGAGAGAGTGATTGTTGTGATTTAGAACTTTTGCTACCATGATAACATGATgccacacttctcctctctgcAATGTACTTACAGGACAAATTGAGTTGTTCCAACAGAGGGTGATTGATGCCTTCTGTGTCcattattttgttattggcaAAGCTTGCAATCTGCATATAAGGCAGCTGCAATTGTAATAGACAAGACACAGGTTACACAAAATCCATTGTGCCACCAGTTAATTGCACGTGATCAAGAGGATAATTATTTTAAGTAGGATTCTAGAAAATATGGGAAAGTGCAGATGTATCTGGTGGTCCCAGGTATTgggggctggggggggggggggagggggcaaatGGAATGTAGCTAAAGGCAACCCTGTTAATATTATGTacttctttgaagaacagcTACATGATGGATTGGAATGATGTAGTGATAACTTGCTCACTTGATTTACCAGCAGCAATTAATAATACAATACATGACACACTAACAAAGAAAGgatttttccagaaatttccAGTCTTTAGAGCTTttcagaacaaaacaaaataggtAAAACTTCCAAGACCCAGATCAGAGCTCACTCCCTTTaccagaaaacaataattaagGGAAAATTTAAACAATTAGGGCTGGTTATTTAAATGAAGTCTAACTTAGGCtgcggtttaagaaatcattggacctccAGTTCTCTTTCTTACTGGgttaataatatattttaagaaaataagcgCTTTTCCAGTCTACTCTATAATATATACATCTGTATGCTTTATTCAAGATGTTCATGAAAAATCAATGGTGTTTAGATACTGGTAAAAGCactgggcaaactgaaaatggaaaCTCTATTTTAATAACAGGCCCTTAAAGTTTTTACCTCCCGCTCGATTCCTCCACTGCATGAATCACAATCTATGTGACATACCAGAGTGATGTTACTTAATCCATGAGATAGATTGTAGACTAATGAGTACATACTGCACTTTATTGATTTTTaatccttcttttcttttgctttttttctgcactagtcattttttgttatttttccatAGGTTAAACAAGTTTACAGAAAGaaataatgcacctatcaatgtaaatcccgtgggggcggggggggggagtgcgggcaagggaaggggatttgatgcccgggactatccccgctgtcgggcttttgatcgtgtgaagcgaccccggggtcgggacatttgactttgaccgacagaagcctggtatcaattcagaagcagttaccaagtccgtccctcgaggcttcctgaaagtcacgttgttggagaaaggtatgaagttttcatttgttttaatcgccataatccgacactttaaactgtcatctaaacagataatgtctattttgaggaagtttttatcttcaagttcccatctgattgtaaaactcgattgaaatcgaattccaccatgaaagtcagaggattttttataggtcactgatccgacctgttccgacatgttgagcagatgttataaagcatttcatgttttattaatattatatagcacggtcaatcttcctggagtgattttgttgttcaagataagagatgctagtggagagagaaaatacttattACAGCGAGTgatttaatggagcttccgttaaccgtaaataaaagtagtaacgtgtttgaaatgttcttttattcgttttacaTAGtaattatagcattgtttgtttagattttttcccctggggtgggggcttttt from Porites lutea chromosome 1, jaPorLute2.1, whole genome shotgun sequence encodes the following:
- the LOC140947076 gene encoding leucine-rich repeat-containing protein 23-like; its protein translation is MSDFEDEEGVDEPVLDDENEDEGQEEEEKPPENPLTEEMLADSLSLLCKTGDGLAHAYVRLDIHEKELTDISILNCFIHLRYVDISSNQLRDVSPLNSLTHLLTLKAERNLLHSAKLDELPYMQIASFANNKIMDTEGINHPLLEQLNLSFNEIVEVTGFDPNKLGRLKVLELRGNKLMTTVGLFNLPNLKELYLAANTIRSLEGLDRLEHLAKLHLRDNQIEKLDGFSENMKNLQYLNLRGNNVSDMKEVAKLKCLPLLRALLLMECPVSDEDDYRIEVLISLRRLERLDKDEYTDDERQEAEEIYEQRRQEEALATGTQEVIHTDEDD